The Desulfobacterales bacterium DNA segment CCTGGCAATTGTCAAACATATTGCCCGGGCCCATGGCGGCCGGGTAACAGTGCAAAGCGAGTTGGAAAAAGGAACGGTTTTTACGATTCACCTGCCAAGGGTATAGATCGGTTGCAAGGCGCGGGAGAGCGTTGCCGGAGGCGATCCGTCTTTTCAATGAGAGCAGTTGTCAGCAGGGAGGAGCATGATGTCCAAGCATTTGCAGAAAGATATTGAGAAACTGAAGAACAAGCTCATCCTGATGGGGAGTGAGGTCGAGGACCGGGTATATAAGGCCACCCAGTCCATTGTTAGCCGTGACGAGGAACTGGCCAATGACGTGATCAAGGCGGATACGGAGATTGACCAGCTGGAGATCGATATCGAGGAGCACTGCCTGAAGATGCTGGCGCTCTACCAGCCGGTGGCCATTGACCTGCGATTTATCATCGCCGCGCTCAAGATCAACAACGAACTGGAACGGGTGGGGGATATTGCCGTCAACCTGGCCGAACGGGGCGCCTTCCTGTCAGGCCACAAGGAGGTGGAGATTCCCTTTGACATTCGCAAGATGGCGATCAAGGTCGAGGATATGCTCACCAAGAGCATTGACGCCCTGGTGCATATGGATGTGGTGCTGGCCCACCAGGTCCGGTCCGAGGATGACGAGGTGGATGCCTATAACCGGGAGATGTATGTCCGGGTCAAGGACGCGCTCCTGCATAAACCCGAGCAGGTCAACTGCCTGCTGCACGCCATATCCGCGGGCCGGCACCTGGAGCGGATCGCCGACCTGGCCACCAATATTGCCGAGGATGTCATCTATCTGGTGGATGCGGAGATCGTCCGCCATACCCCCGAGGTGTTTAAGGATTGATGGCGTCGCAACAATTCCGAGGCCTTATTTCCGGCCCGGCAAGAGGCGGATCCCCACCGAGATGCTGGCCAGGCCCAGGGCGGCCC contains these protein-coding regions:
- the phoU gene encoding phosphate signaling complex protein PhoU, with protein sequence MMSKHLQKDIEKLKNKLILMGSEVEDRVYKATQSIVSRDEELANDVIKADTEIDQLEIDIEEHCLKMLALYQPVAIDLRFIIAALKINNELERVGDIAVNLAERGAFLSGHKEVEIPFDIRKMAIKVEDMLTKSIDALVHMDVVLAHQVRSEDDEVDAYNREMYVRVKDALLHKPEQVNCLLHAISAGRHLERIADLATNIAEDVIYLVDAEIVRHTPEVFKD